A region from the Prionailurus viverrinus isolate Anna chromosome E2, UM_Priviv_1.0, whole genome shotgun sequence genome encodes:
- the LOC125153259 gene encoding haptoglobin: protein MRALGAVVALLFWGQLFAVDTGNEATDNTEVSLPKPPEIENGYAEHFVRYQCNPLYKLRTEGDGEYTLNSEKHWTNKAIGEKLPECEAVCGKPKNPVDQVQRIMGGSVDAKGSFPWQAKMVSHHNLTSGATLISEQWLLTTAKNLFLGHKDDAKAKDIAPTLKLYVGKNQPVEIEKVVLHPDYSNVDIGLIKLKQKVPIDERVMPICLPSKDYAEVGRVGYVSGWGRNTNFNFTELLKYVMLPVADQENCVKHYEGSTVPEKKSSKSPVGVQPILNEHTFCAGLSEFQEDTCYGDAGSAFAVHDEDDNTWYAAGILSFDKSCRVAEYGVYVKVPSILAWIQETTAGN, encoded by the exons AGGTCAGCCTTCCAAAGCCCCCAGAGATTGAGAATGGCTATGCGGAGCACTTTGTTCGCTACCAGTGTAATCCCCTCTATAAACTGCGCACCGAAGGAGACG GAGAGTATACATTAAACAGTGAGAAGCACTGGACAAACAAGGCCATTGGAGAGAAACTTCCCGAATGTGAAGCAG TGTGTGGAAAGCCCAAGAACCCGGTGGACCAGGTGCAGCGGATCATGGGTGGATCAGTGGATGCCAAAGGCAGCTTCCCCTGGCAGGCTAAGATGGTCTCCCACCATAATCTCACCTCGGGGGCCACACTGATCAGTGAACAGTGGCTGTTGACCACGGCTAAAAATCTCTTCCTGGGCCATAAAgatgatgcaaaagcaaaagacatTGCCCCAACTTTAAAACTCTATGTGGGGAAAAATCAGCCTGTGGAGATTGAGAAGGTGGTTCTCCACCCTGACTACTCCAACGTAGACATCGGGCTCATCAAACTCAAACAGAAGGTGCCCATTGATGAGAGAGTAATGCCCATCTGTCTACCTTCAAAAGATTATGCAGAAGTGGGGCGTGTGGGCTATGTGTCTGGATGGGGGCGAAATACCAACTTTAATTTCACTGAGCTACTGAAGTACGTCATGCTGCCTGTGGCTGATCAAGAGAATTGTGTGAAGCACTACGAAGGCAGCACAGTGCCTGAGAAGAAGTCATCGAAGAGTCCTGTAGGGGTGCAGCCCATACTGAATGAGCACACCTTCTGTGCTGGCTTGTCTGAGTTTCAGGAAGATACTTGCTACGGTGACGCTGGCAGTGCGTTTGCCGTTCACGATGAGGACGACAACACCTGGTATGCAGCTGGAATCCTGAGCTTTGATAAGAGCTGTAGGGTTGCTGAGTATGGCGTGTACGTGAAAGTGCCCTCCATCCTGGCCTGGATTCAGGAAACCACAGCTGGCAACTAA
- the TXNL4B gene encoding thioredoxin-like protein 4B: MSFLLPKLTSKKEVDQAIKSTAEKVLVLRFGRDEDPVCLQLDDILSKTSSDLSKMAAIYLVDVDQTPVYTHYFDISYIPSTVFFFNGQHMKVDYGSPDHTKFVGSFKTKQDFIDLVEVIYRGAMRGKLIVQSPIDPKNIPKYDLLYQDI, from the exons ATGAGCTTCCTGTTGCCCAAGCTAACTAGCAAAAAAGAAGTAGACCAAGCAATAAAAAGTACTGCAGAGAAGGTATTAGTTCTCCGATTTGGGAGAGATGAGGATCCAGTCTGTCTGCAGCTAGATGATATT CTTTCTAAGACGTCTTCTGACCTGAGTAAAATGGCTGCTATATATCTGGTAGATGTGGACCAAACTCCCGTTTACACGCACTATTTTGACATCAGTTATATTCCATCTACTGTGTTCTTCTTCAATGGGCAGCACATGAAAGTGGATTATGG GTCTCCCGATCACACTAAGTTTGTGGGAAGTTTCAAAACCAAGCAAGACTTCATAGATTTGGTTGAAGTAATTTATCGAGGAGCAATGAGGGGAAAGCTTATTGTCCAAAGTCCTATTGATCCCAAGAATATTCCCAAATATGACCTTCTCTATCAAGACATTTAA
- the DHX38 gene encoding pre-mRNA-splicing factor ATP-dependent RNA helicase PRP16 has translation MEDTSEDASIHRLEGTDLDSQVGGLICKTKSAASEQHVFKAPAPRPSLLGLDLLASLKRREREEKDDGEDKKKSRISSYKDWEESKDDQRDAEEEDSDQAGRHSRKDRHYRSARVETPSHPGGVSEEFWERSRQRERERREHGVYASSKEEKDRKKERSRDRDSDRKRDRDERDRSRHSSRSERDGGSERSRRNEPESPRHRPKDAATPSRSTWEEEDSGCGSSRRSQWESPSPTPSYRDSERSHRQSSRDRDRSVRSRYSDDTPLPTPSYKYNEWADDRRHLGSTPRLSRGRGRREDGEEGISFDTEEERQQWEDDQRQADRDWYMMDEGYDEFHNPLAYSSEDYVRRREQHLHKQKQKRISAQRRQINEDNERWETNRMLTSGVVHRLEVDEDFEEDSAAKVHLMVHNLVPPFLDGRIVFTKQPEPVIPVKDATSDLAIIARKGSQTVRKHREQKERKKAQHKHWELAGTKLGDIMGVKKEEEPDKALTEDGKVDYRTEQKFADHMKKKSEASSEFAKKKSILEQRQYLPIFAVQQELLTIIRDNSIVIVVGETGSGKTTQLTQYLHEDGYTDYGMIGCTQPRRVAAMSVAKRVSEEMGGSLGEEVGYAIRFEDCTSENTLIKYMTDGILLRESLREADLDHYSAIIMDEAHERSLNTDVLFGLLREVVARRSDLKLIVTSATMDAEKFAAFFGNVPIFHIPGRTFPVDILFSKTPQEDYVEAAVKQSLQVHLSGAPGDILIFMPGQEDIEVTSDQIVEHLEELENAPALAVLPIYSQLPSDLQAKIFQKAPDGVRKCIVATNIAETSLTVDGIMFVIDSGYCKLKVFNPRIGMDALQIYPISQANANQRSGRAGRTGPGQCFRLYTQSAYKNELLTTTVPEIQRTNLANVVLLLKSLGVQDLLQFHFMDPPPEDNMLNSMYQLWILGALDNTGGLTSTGRLMVEFPLDPALSKMLIVSCDMGCSSEILLIVSMLSVPAIFYRPKGREEESDQIREKFAVPESDHLTYLNVYLQWKNNNYSTIWCNDHFIHAKAMRKVREVRAQLKDIMVQQRMSLASCGTDWDIVRKCICAAYFHQAAKLKGIGEYVNIRTGMPCHLHPTSSLFGMGYTPDYIVYHELVMTTKEYMQCVTAVDGEWLAELGPMFYSVKQAGKSRQENRRRAKEEASAMEEEMALAEEQLRARRQEQEKRSPLGSVRSTKIYTPGRKEQGEPMTPRRTPARFGL, from the exons ATGGAGGACACCAGCGAGGATGCCTCGATCCATCGATTGGAAGGCACTGATCTGGACTCTCAGGTTGGTGGTCTTATTTGTAAGACTAAAAGTGCAGCCAGTGAACAGCATGTTTTCAaggcccctgccccccgcccttcCTTGCTGGGACTGGACTTGTTGGCTTCCCTGAAACGAAGGGAGCGAGAGGAGAAGGACGATGGAGAGGACAAGAAGAAGTCCAGAATCTCTTCCTACAAGGACTGGGAAGAGAGCAAAGATGACCAGAGAGATGCTGAGGAGGAAGATAGTGACCAAGCTGGCCGACATAGCCGAAAAGACAG GCATTATCGATCTGCTCGGGTAGAGACTCCATCCCATCCTGGTGGTGTGAGTGAAGAGTTTTGGGAACGCAGtcggcagagagagcgggagcggCGGGAACATGGCGTCTATGCCTCgtccaaagaagaaaaggatcGGAAGAAAGAGAGATCACGGGATCGAGACTCTGACcgcaagagagacagag ATGAGAGGGATAGAAGCAGACACAGCAGCAGATCTGAGCGGGATGGAGGGTCAGAGCGCAGCAGAAGAAATGAACCAGAGAGCCCGAGACACCGACCTAAAG ATGCAGCTACCCCTTCAAGGTCTACCTGGGAGGAAGAGGACAGTGGCTGTGGTTCCTCAAGGCGCTCGCAGTGGGAATCGCCTTCCCCGACACCTTCCTATCGAGATTCTGAGCGGAGCCATCGGCAGTCCAGTCGAGATCGCGATAG GTCTGTGAGGAGCAGGTACTCAGATGACACACCTCTGCCAACCCCATCCTACAAATACAACGAATGGGCCGATGACAGGAGACACTTGGGGTCCACACCCCGTCTGTCCAGGGGCCGAG GAAGACGGGAGGATGGCGAAGAAGGAATTTCATTTGACACAGAAGAGGAACGGCAGCAGTGGGAAGATGACCAGAGG CAAGCTGACCGGGACTGGTACATGATGGATGAGGGATACGATGAGTTCCACAACCCCCTGGCCTACTCCTCTGAGGACTACGTGAGGAGGCGGGAGCAGCACCTGCATAAACAGAAGCAGAAGCGCATTTCTGCTCAGCGGAGGCAGATCAATGAG GATAATGAGCGCTGGGAGACCAACCGCATGCTCACCAGTGGAGTGGTCCATCGTCTAGAGGTGGACGAAGACTTTGAGGAGGACAGCGCAGCCAAGGTGCATCTGATGGTGCACAACCTGGTTCCTCCCTTCCTTGACGGACGCATCGTCTTCACCAAGCAG CCAGAGCCTGTGATTCCAGTCAAGGATGCTACTTCTGACCTGGCCATTATTGCCCGGAAAGGCAGTCAAACAGTGCGGAAGCACAGGGAGCAGAAGGAACGCAAAAAG GCTCAACACAAACACTGGGAACTGGCTGGAACCAAGCTGGGAGATATAATGGGTGTCAAAAAAGAGGAAGAGCCCGATAAAGCGCTGACAGAAGACGGTAAAGTGGACTATAG GACGGAGCAGAAGTTTGCGGATCACATGAAGAAAAAGAGTGAAGCTAGCAGCGAATTTGCCAAAAAGAAGTCGATTCTGGAGCAGAGGCAGTACCTGCCCATCTTTGCTGTGCAGCAGGAGCTACTCACTATTATCAG AGATAACAGCATCGTGATTGTGGTTGGAGAAACAGGGAGCGGTAAGACCACCCAGCTGACACAGTACTTGCATGAAGACGGTTACACGGACTACGGGATGATTGGGTGCACCCAGCCTCGGCGTGTGGCTGCCATGTCGGTGGCCAAGAgagtcagtgaagaaatgggaggaAGCCTTGGTGAGGAG GTGGGTTATGCCATCCGCTTTGAAGACTGCACCTCAGAAAACACCTTGATCAAATACATGACTGACGGGATCCTGCTCCGGGAGTCCCTCCGGGAAGCAGACTTGGATCACTATAGTGCCATCATCATGGACGAGGCTCACGAGCGCTCCCTCAACACTGATGTGCTCTTTGGGCTGCTGCGGGAG GTGGTGGCTAGGCGCTCAGACCTGAAGCTCATTGTCACATCGGCTACTATGGATGCAGAGAAATTTGCTGCCTTTTTCGGGAATGTTCCCATCTTCCACATCCCTGGTCGTACCTTCCCTGTTGACATTCTCTTCAGCAAG ACGCCGCAGGAGGATTATGTGGAGGCCGCGGTGAAGCAGTCCTTACAGGTGCACCTGTCGGGGGCCCCCGGGGATATCCTTATCTTCATGCCTGGCCAAGAGGACATTGAG GTGACCTCAGACCAGATTGTGGAACATCTGGAGGAACTAGAGAATGCACCTGCCTTGGCTGTGCTGCCCATCTACTCCCAGCTGCCTTCTGATCTCCAGGCCAAAATTTTCCAGAAG GCTCCAGATGGAGTTCGGAAGTGTATCGTTGCCACCAACATTGCCGAGACATCTCTGACTGTCGATGGCATCATGTTTGTTATTGACTCTGGTTATTGCAAGTTAAAG GTCTTCAACCCCAGGATTGGCATGGATGCTCTACAGATCTATCCCATCAGCCAGGCCAATGCCAACCAGAGGTCAGGGCGAGCCGGCAGGACGGGCCCAGGTCAGTGTTTCAG gctctacacccagagCGCCTACAAGAACGAGCTCCTGACGACCACGGTGCCCGAGATCCAGAGGACTAACCTGGCCAACGTGGTGCTGCTGCTGAAGTCCCTCGGGGTGCAGGACCTGCTGCAGTTCCACTTCATGGACCCGCCCCCCGAGGACAACATGCTCAACTCCATGTATCAGCTCTGGATCCTTGGGGCCCTGGACAACACAG GTGGGCTGACCTCGACTGGGCGGCTGATGGTAGAGTTCCCGCTGGACCCCGCCCTGTCCAAGATGCTCATCGTGTCCTGTGACATGGGCTGCAGCTCCGAGATCCTGCTCATTGTGTCCATGCTCTCGGTGCCAGCCATCTTCTACAGGCCCAAG GGCCGAGAGGAGGAGAGTGATCAAATCCGGGAGAAGTTTGCTGTCCCCGAGAGTGATCATTTGACCTACCTGAATGTCTACCTGCAGTGGAAGAATAATAATTACTCCACCATCTGGTGTAATGATCATTTCATCCATGCCAAGGCCATGCGGAAG GTCCGGGAGGTGCGGGCTCAGCTCAAGGACATCATGGTACAGCAGCGGATGAGCCTGGCCTCATGTGGCACTGACTGGGACATCGTCAGGAAGTGTATCTGTGCTGCCTATTTCCACCAGGCAGCCAAGCTCAAG GGAATTGGGGAGTATGTGAATATCCGGACAGGGATGCCCTGCCACTTGCACCCCACCAGCTCCCTCTTTGGAATGGGCTACACCCCAGACTACATAGTGTATCACGAGCTGGTCATGACCACCAAG GAGTACATGCAGTGTGTCACTGCTGTGGATGGAGAGTGGCTGGCGGAGCTGGGCCCCATGTTCTACAGCGTCAAACAGGCGGGAAAGTCTCGGCAG GAGAACCGCCGACGGGCCAAAGAGGAAGCCTCTGCCATGGAGGAAGAGATGGCACTGGCTGAGGAGCAGCTGCGAGCCCGCCGGCAGGAGCAAGAAAAGCGCAGCCCTCTGGGCAGTGTCAG GTCTACAAAAATCTACACTCCAGGTCGGAAGGAGCAAGGGGAACCCATGACCCCTCGCCGCACGCCAgcccgctttgggctctga